The following are encoded in a window of Saccharothrix longispora genomic DNA:
- a CDS encoding ROK family transcriptional regulator, protein MHRKLTVRDLRAGNRARVLRALYFDRPRSRQELAGTTGLSQASVSNVVGELISDGLVVEAGQVESDGGRPRVLLRVNPAFAAVVGVDVGETHVLVEVFDLTLRRLAEATLPMEPDAYSVDEVARRVLDGLDRCLRESGVGDVLGVGIGVPGAVEHGLVHAQTVGWRGVALERLLRDGTDLPLFLDNGANTLGQAEAWFGAGRGTADAVIALIGSGVGAGVIAGGVLYRGSSGGAGEWGHTTVALDGRPCRCGARGCLEAYIGASGVVDRYRAVRSDVPAEQEAALAALVADRSPVAAEVLAETARYAGLGIANLINLFNPSRVIVGGWAGLLLGARILDDVRAEAAHHALHRPFEQASITLCELGPESVALGAATLPVAEFLAVGGVRRKTATRVP, encoded by the coding sequence GTGCACCGCAAGCTGACCGTGCGGGACCTGCGCGCCGGCAACCGGGCGCGGGTGCTGCGGGCGCTGTACTTCGACCGGCCGCGCAGTCGCCAGGAGCTGGCGGGCACCACGGGGTTGAGCCAGGCGTCGGTGAGCAACGTCGTCGGCGAGCTGATCTCCGACGGGCTGGTCGTGGAGGCCGGGCAGGTCGAGTCCGACGGCGGCCGGCCCCGGGTGCTGCTGCGGGTGAACCCGGCGTTCGCCGCGGTGGTCGGCGTCGACGTCGGCGAGACGCACGTGCTGGTCGAGGTGTTCGACCTGACGCTGCGGCGGCTGGCCGAGGCCACGCTGCCGATGGAGCCGGACGCCTACTCGGTCGACGAGGTGGCGCGGCGGGTGCTCGACGGGCTCGACCGGTGCCTGCGGGAGAGCGGTGTCGGGGACGTGCTCGGTGTCGGCATCGGCGTGCCGGGCGCGGTCGAGCACGGGCTGGTGCACGCGCAGACCGTCGGGTGGCGCGGGGTGGCGCTGGAGCGGTTGCTGCGCGACGGCACGGACCTGCCGCTGTTCCTGGACAACGGGGCGAACACGCTGGGGCAGGCCGAGGCGTGGTTCGGTGCGGGGCGCGGCACGGCCGACGCGGTGATCGCGCTGATCGGCTCGGGCGTCGGGGCCGGCGTGATCGCGGGCGGCGTGCTGTACCGGGGCTCGTCGGGCGGTGCGGGCGAGTGGGGGCACACGACCGTGGCGCTGGACGGCAGGCCGTGCCGGTGCGGGGCCCGGGGCTGCCTGGAGGCGTACATCGGCGCGTCGGGCGTGGTCGACCGCTACCGCGCGGTCCGGTCGGACGTCCCCGCCGAGCAGGAGGCGGCCCTCGCGGCCCTCGTGGCGGACCGCTCGCCGGTCGCGGCGGAGGTGCTCGCCGAGACCGCCCGGTACGCGGGGCTGGGCATCGCGAACCTGATCAACCTGTTCAACCCGTCCCGCGTGATCGTCGGCGGGTGGGCGGGGCTGCTGCTGGGCGCGCGCATCCTCGACGACGTGCGCGCGGAAGCCGCCCACCACGCCCTGCACCGGCCGTTCGAGCAGGCGTCGATCACCCTGTGCGAGCTGGGACCGGAGTCCGTCGCGCTCGGCGCGGCGACGCTGCCGGTGGCCGAGTTCCTGGCGGTGGGCGGCGTGCGCCGGAAGACCGCCACCCGCGTGCCCTAG
- a CDS encoding M16 family metallopeptidase, which translates to MSAPTKHRSAEEIGRTELGPRPFPELGEQRATADLDVVDTTLANGLRVIAVRRSSVPLVELRVRIPFGDPATSGTGSAHAARAEVLANTVLTGTATRSRVDVDTELALVGGELDAVVDPERLAFSGNALVSGLDTLLDVLRDALTGATYPDEEVERERARLVERIRLARSQPNVIAREALQRHLYGDHPYAKEMPEAEEVAAVTRGDVEALHAAAVLPRGSVLVVVGDLAPDAAVRAVEGALGGWTGEGTAVSLSPLPVVRGGDVVLVHRPGAVQSQIRLAGRGLERTDDRYPALQLANLVYGGFFSSRLVENIREDKGYTYSARSHPEFTPGGATLMVDADTASAVTAAALLETRYELARLGLVPPTESEVDTARRYAVGSLLTATSSQGGLASFLVNLAGLGLGVEWFTGHPDRLATVTVEQVAEVALEFFAPTAFTGVLVGDADLLAPQLRALGGVTLP; encoded by the coding sequence GTGAGCGCCCCGACCAAGCACCGCAGCGCCGAGGAGATCGGCCGTACGGAGCTCGGGCCTCGACCGTTCCCGGAGCTGGGCGAGCAGCGGGCGACCGCGGACCTGGACGTGGTCGACACGACGCTGGCCAACGGCCTGCGGGTGATCGCCGTGCGCCGGTCGTCCGTGCCGCTGGTCGAGCTGCGGGTGCGCATCCCGTTCGGCGACCCGGCGACCTCCGGCACCGGCTCCGCGCACGCGGCGCGGGCCGAGGTGCTCGCGAACACGGTGCTCACCGGCACCGCGACGCGCAGCCGGGTGGACGTGGACACCGAGCTGGCGCTCGTCGGCGGCGAGCTGGACGCGGTGGTGGACCCGGAGCGGCTGGCGTTCTCCGGCAACGCGCTGGTGTCCGGCCTCGACACGCTGCTCGACGTGCTGCGCGACGCGCTCACCGGCGCGACCTACCCGGACGAGGAGGTCGAGCGGGAGCGCGCGCGGCTCGTGGAGCGCATCCGGCTGGCGCGGTCGCAGCCGAACGTGATCGCGCGGGAGGCGTTGCAGCGCCACCTGTACGGCGACCACCCGTACGCCAAGGAGATGCCCGAGGCGGAGGAGGTCGCGGCGGTCACCCGCGGCGACGTGGAGGCGCTGCACGCGGCGGCCGTGCTGCCGCGCGGCTCGGTGCTGGTCGTCGTGGGCGACCTGGCGCCGGACGCGGCGGTGCGGGCGGTCGAGGGCGCGCTGGGCGGCTGGACCGGCGAGGGCACCGCGGTGTCGTTGTCGCCGCTGCCGGTCGTGCGCGGCGGCGACGTGGTGCTGGTGCACCGGCCGGGCGCCGTGCAGTCGCAGATCCGGCTGGCCGGGCGCGGCCTGGAGCGGACGGACGACCGGTACCCGGCGCTGCAACTGGCGAACCTGGTGTACGGCGGGTTCTTCTCCTCGCGGCTCGTGGAGAACATCCGCGAGGACAAGGGCTACACCTACAGCGCGCGGTCGCACCCGGAGTTCACGCCGGGCGGGGCGACGCTGATGGTGGACGCCGACACGGCGAGCGCGGTGACCGCGGCGGCGTTGCTGGAGACGCGCTACGAGCTGGCCAGGCTGGGGCTCGTGCCGCCGACGGAGTCCGAGGTGGACACCGCGCGCCGGTACGCCGTGGGTTCGCTGCTGACGGCGACGTCGTCGCAGGGCGGGTTGGCGTCGTTCCTGGTGAACCTCGCCGGCCTGGGCCTGGGCGTCGAGTGGTTCACCGGGCACCCGGACCGGTTGGCGACGGTCACCGTGGAGCAGGTCGCCGAGGTGGCCCTGGAGTTCTTCGCGCCGACCGCGTTCACCGGCGTGCTGGTGGGCGACGCGGACCTGCTGGCCCCGCAGCTGCGGGCGCTGGGCGGTGTGACCCTGCCGTGA
- a CDS encoding M16 family metallopeptidase: MALPELHRFTLPNGLRVVFAPDPSAPVVGVSVHYDVGFRSEPEGRTGFAHLFEHLMFQGSESLEKLAHFRHVQSSGGTFNGSTHPDYTDYYQVLPSAALERALFLEADRMRAPKLTEENLRNQIDVVKEEIRLNVLNRPYGGFPWILLPPVLFRTFPNAHNGYGDFTDLENATVDDCAAFFDTYYAPGNAVLTVAGDFDVETAKGLVEKHFGDVPARPVPVRPSFAEAAPKGELRAEHTDQHAPMPAIALGYRIPDPVNDVTGYLTYLVLAGVLTDGDGSRLQQRLVHRDASVVDVGAGCGLFGPLEARDPDTFSITAIHSPEVTSAQVIASVDEELQRLADEGPTAQELAKVTARWVSTMHREHDRLTSRTLGLGSAELLFGRAELLYELPDKLAGITTDEVAAAAKALRPDSRAVLILNPANGGNE, translated from the coding sequence ATGGCGCTACCCGAACTGCACAGGTTCACGCTCCCCAACGGCCTGCGGGTGGTGTTCGCACCCGACCCCAGCGCCCCGGTCGTCGGGGTGAGCGTGCACTACGACGTGGGCTTCCGCTCCGAGCCCGAGGGGCGGACGGGGTTCGCCCACCTCTTCGAGCACCTCATGTTCCAGGGCAGCGAGAGCCTGGAGAAGCTCGCGCACTTCCGGCACGTGCAGTCCTCCGGCGGCACGTTCAACGGCTCGACCCACCCCGACTACACCGACTACTACCAGGTGCTGCCGTCGGCCGCCCTGGAGCGGGCGCTCTTCCTCGAAGCGGACCGGATGCGGGCGCCGAAGCTCACCGAGGAGAACCTGCGCAACCAGATCGACGTGGTGAAGGAGGAGATCCGGCTCAACGTCCTCAACCGGCCGTACGGCGGGTTCCCCTGGATCCTGCTGCCGCCGGTCCTGTTCCGGACCTTCCCGAACGCCCACAACGGCTACGGCGACTTCACCGACCTCGAAAACGCCACCGTGGACGACTGCGCCGCGTTCTTCGACACCTACTACGCGCCGGGCAACGCCGTGCTCACGGTGGCGGGCGACTTCGACGTGGAGACGGCGAAGGGGCTCGTCGAGAAGCACTTCGGCGACGTGCCCGCCCGTCCCGTGCCGGTCCGGCCGTCCTTCGCCGAGGCCGCCCCGAAGGGCGAGCTGCGCGCCGAGCACACCGACCAGCACGCCCCGATGCCCGCCATCGCCCTCGGCTACCGCATCCCCGACCCGGTGAACGACGTGACGGGCTACCTCACGTACCTGGTCCTGGCGGGGGTGCTGACCGACGGCGACGGGTCGCGGCTCCAGCAGCGGCTGGTGCACCGCGACGCGAGCGTCGTGGACGTCGGCGCCGGGTGCGGCCTGTTCGGGCCGCTGGAGGCGCGCGACCCCGACACGTTCAGCATCACCGCGATCCACTCGCCCGAGGTCACCTCCGCCCAGGTGATCGCCTCGGTGGACGAGGAGCTCCAGCGGCTGGCCGACGAGGGGCCGACGGCGCAGGAGCTGGCCAAGGTCACCGCGCGCTGGGTGTCGACCATGCACCGCGAGCACGACCGGCTGACCAGCCGGACCCTCGGGCTCGGGTCGGCCGAGCTGCTGTTCGGGCGGGCCGAGCTGCTGTACGAGCTGCCGGACAAGCTCGCGGGCATCACCACCGACGAGGTCGCCGCGGCGGCCAAGGCGCTGCGGCCGGACTCGCGCGCCGTCCTGATCCTCAACCCGGCCAACGGAGGTAACGAGTGA
- a CDS encoding DUF2207 domain-containing protein has product MLKNWGAAAICAIALCTGTGAAVAQPSSPAGLPGTVNADVRLKLERDGRLTVTEVVTVPEGRTATRLVPLRIAVGDDRERVYEVVGASVEGEGTARASAEGLTIALRAGISTVAYEVVGAVAKIGDTLELRWQPAGGWDVALDSVKVSVITPDAPRSVNCLAGEPGTSTPCTTADLGDGRGVRATEIGLAAGERVDVAVGLQDGAAPPNARVAETSRWASAFALTPATGAGLAGLVLLLLGGVALLWYLRGRDARAMAADIGPVDVLVADGAGRVAFASPDGVLPGQVGTVVDEHVDVVDVTATIVDLAVRNYLWIEEVGGLDWRFVRRNPADPSLSGYERAVYAALLPDGVDGVLLSELRGRRIDLSRVRDELYADVVARNWFARRPDAERSLWWWAGIGVGVLGAVLTAVLVLVGAAALFGLVVVVAGVALALGARFMPARTGRGSALLEHVRGLRGYLRTANPEDIPERDREMVFSRSLPYAVVLGEVERWLAAFSGARPGLYWFGEAEQGRFADRFPAFLGAVDGVLAQAGHLRSLKG; this is encoded by the coding sequence GTGTTGAAAAACTGGGGAGCGGCCGCGATCTGCGCGATCGCGCTGTGCACGGGCACCGGTGCCGCGGTCGCGCAGCCGAGCAGCCCGGCCGGCCTGCCCGGGACGGTCAACGCGGACGTGCGCCTCAAGCTGGAGCGCGACGGCCGGCTGACCGTGACCGAGGTGGTCACCGTCCCCGAGGGGCGCACCGCGACCAGGCTGGTGCCCCTCCGCATCGCGGTCGGGGACGACCGCGAGCGCGTGTACGAGGTCGTCGGCGCTTCCGTCGAGGGGGAGGGCACGGCCCGAGCATCGGCCGAGGGGCTGACGATCGCACTCCGGGCGGGCATCTCGACCGTCGCGTACGAGGTGGTCGGCGCGGTCGCGAAGATCGGCGACACCCTGGAACTGCGCTGGCAGCCGGCCGGCGGCTGGGACGTGGCGCTCGACTCGGTGAAGGTCTCCGTGATCACGCCGGACGCGCCGCGCTCGGTGAACTGCCTGGCCGGCGAACCCGGCACCTCGACGCCCTGCACGACCGCCGACCTGGGCGACGGGCGCGGCGTGCGCGCGACGGAGATCGGCCTGGCCGCCGGCGAGCGGGTCGACGTGGCGGTCGGCCTCCAGGACGGCGCGGCGCCCCCCAACGCGCGGGTGGCGGAGACGTCGCGGTGGGCGTCGGCGTTCGCCCTGACCCCGGCGACCGGCGCGGGCCTGGCCGGCCTGGTCCTGCTGCTGCTGGGCGGCGTGGCGCTCCTCTGGTACCTGCGGGGGCGCGACGCGCGGGCGATGGCGGCCGACATCGGACCGGTGGACGTGCTGGTCGCGGACGGCGCGGGGCGGGTGGCGTTCGCCTCGCCCGACGGGGTGCTGCCCGGCCAGGTCGGCACGGTGGTCGACGAGCACGTGGACGTGGTCGACGTGACCGCGACGATCGTGGACCTCGCCGTGCGCAACTACCTGTGGATCGAGGAGGTCGGCGGGCTGGACTGGCGGTTCGTCCGGCGCAACCCGGCCGACCCGTCGCTGTCCGGCTACGAGCGGGCGGTGTACGCGGCGCTGCTGCCCGACGGGGTGGACGGCGTGCTGCTGTCGGAGCTGCGCGGCAGGCGGATCGACCTGTCCCGCGTGCGTGACGAGCTGTACGCCGACGTCGTGGCGAGGAACTGGTTCGCGCGGCGGCCGGACGCCGAGCGCAGCCTGTGGTGGTGGGCCGGGATCGGCGTGGGCGTGCTCGGCGCGGTGCTGACGGCGGTGCTGGTGCTGGTGGGCGCGGCGGCGCTGTTCGGGCTGGTGGTCGTGGTGGCGGGGGTGGCGCTGGCGCTCGGCGCGCGGTTCATGCCGGCGCGGACCGGGCGGGGCAGCGCCCTGCTGGAGCACGTGCGCGGCCTGCGCGGGTACCTGCGCACCGCGAACCCCGAGGACATCCCGGAGCGCGACCGGGAGATGGTGTTCTCGCGGTCGCTGCCGTACGCGGTGGTGCTGGGCGAGGTGGAGCGGTGGCTGGCGGCGTTCTCCGGGGCGCGGCCGGGGCTGTACTGGTTCGGCGAGGCGGAGCAGGGCCGGTTCGCCGACCGGTTCCCGGCGTTCCTGGGCGCGGTGGACGGGGTCCTGGCGCAGGCGGGGCACCTCCGCTCGCTGAAGGGCTGA
- the nudC gene encoding NAD(+) diphosphatase — MSFELVELPALSRFTADRSEPLRGDARRIAQLWPKARVITVDARGRTQVADRGTRLVDHPAQDFGDGPPDTAVLLGEQDAVAYWAVPLTEDETDVAAPASGRGRVWSAPELTDDPQWLDLRAVGALLDDTGAGLFTTAVALFHWHRTSRFCTVCGGPTDSAKSGWVRVCERCGHEEYPRTDAAVICLVHDGADRVLLARGAGWPEGRYSVLAGFVEAGESLEACVAREVEEEVGVVVNGTRYLGSQPWPFPRSLMVGFEAVADPAEPLRLADGEIAQAKWVSRADVRQALAEPGSVPDLLLAPGASIAFRMIQSWSLVDGR, encoded by the coding sequence GTGAGCTTCGAGCTGGTGGAGCTGCCGGCCCTGTCGCGGTTCACCGCGGACCGGAGCGAGCCGCTGCGCGGGGACGCGCGGCGCATCGCGCAGCTGTGGCCGAAGGCGCGCGTCATCACCGTGGACGCGCGGGGGCGGACGCAGGTGGCCGACCGGGGGACCCGCCTGGTCGACCACCCCGCCCAGGACTTCGGCGACGGCCCGCCGGACACGGCCGTCCTGCTCGGCGAGCAGGACGCGGTGGCGTACTGGGCCGTTCCGCTGACCGAGGACGAGACGGACGTGGCGGCGCCCGCGTCCGGGCGGGGGCGGGTGTGGTCCGCCCCCGAGTTGACCGACGACCCGCAGTGGCTGGACCTGCGCGCCGTCGGCGCGCTGCTCGACGACACGGGCGCGGGCCTGTTCACGACGGCGGTGGCGTTGTTCCACTGGCACCGGACGTCGCGGTTCTGCACGGTGTGCGGCGGGCCGACGGACTCGGCGAAGTCGGGCTGGGTGCGGGTGTGCGAGCGGTGCGGCCACGAGGAGTACCCGCGCACCGACGCCGCCGTGATCTGCCTGGTGCACGACGGCGCGGACCGGGTGCTGCTCGCGCGCGGCGCGGGCTGGCCCGAGGGCCGGTACTCGGTGCTGGCCGGGTTCGTCGAGGCCGGCGAGTCGCTGGAGGCGTGCGTGGCGCGGGAGGTCGAGGAGGAGGTGGGCGTCGTGGTGAACGGCACCCGCTACCTCGGCAGCCAGCCGTGGCCGTTCCCCAGGTCGTTGATGGTGGGCTTCGAGGCGGTCGCCGACCCGGCCGAGCCGCTGAGGTTGGCGGACGGCGAGATCGCCCAGGCGAAGTGGGTGAGCCGGGCGGACGTGCGGCAGGCGCTCGCCGAGCCGGGCAGCGTGCCGGACCTGCTGCTGGCGCCGGGCGCGTCGATCGCGTTCCGGATGATCCAGTCGTGGTCGCTCGTGGACGGCCGGTAG